Genomic window (Ananas comosus cultivar F153 linkage group 16, ASM154086v1, whole genome shotgun sequence):
actcttATTTTTATTACTCTTAAAGAATGGTTGCATTTTCAATATATCACTTGTTATACTTAACctccaaaattaaaaatatagatactTTAACTCCCttggaaattaaaaatatgtaagAGGATTATGATGCTAAAATCtatttataatctataatctataattcgATATTAATATCTAAAAATTTTCCACGTGACAGCCTCATCATCGTTAACGTATGTGGGCTCCACATACTAGTATTATCTCCCTTAAACTAACATTTCAATTTCCTTTAGTCGctactctcctttttttttaacttgcttttttctttcttgagcTGTTTCTTCACTTCCTCAAACCGAGCCCCTTTCCTAACTAAGATAGGGTTCAatgtaggggtgtaaaacgggccggatGGCACGTGGGCCGTGCGGCCCAGCACGGACTCGGGCTGGGCTACAGCACGACACTGATACTGTAGCACCAGTGCCGGACGAGCCTCGGGGCCGCTTTTCTGTGGCTCGACGGCtgggcccggcacggcacggcccaaAACAGACCCCTACCTCCTCCCCGACCCCCTCATCCGAGAACCCCTCCTCACTGGAAAGTGGAAACCCCACCCCCCCGGAAAACCCCAGCGCCTCCCgccttcattaattttttttttaaaaaaaataatacaaatttattttttaaaaaaaaaaattaaatatttaccatattataattattttataaatttgtaaatgatttaatcaaatttaaactaattttttaaaaaaaattaaaaataaatattttaggagGCGGTCCGAAACACGGCCCAACCCGGCACGGCCAGTACCTCCCGGGCCGAAGAGCCGTGCCGGGCCAGAGGCTAGGCTGCTCTGGCCGGCCCGACACGGTCCGAAATTGAAACCAGCCCGGGCCGGGCTGACCGCTAGTTCGTTTCAAGCTGAAAAATGTGGGTTGTGCCGGCctggcccacattacacccctaattCAATGCATTGTCGTTCCGTCAACCCTCCCCGCCACTTCCTCTATCGTCATTTCCTCTACTGGATTCACACACTTTCACacccttaaaaataaaaaaaaaaaatgaattattcCTACCCAGCTTAAGGTATTATTTGTGTTTAGACTTTTCTTTTCACCTATTTTAGTTTCAACTTATTTCTTCCATCCTAGAACCttaaaataaaaggatttcAAATTCCCCAGCTTTAGAAGGACATTGCTTCTTCTACTGCATcttcagcttttttttttattttttctgttctTCTTTTGCTAGCAATCTCCTGCTCCTTCTTACGTATTAtgctgtttcttcttcttcttcttcttatgtaCTCTACACCTTTTTCattcaaattgaatttaaaattcgaagAAACTCACTTATTTCCATCTCTTTcttctattaatttatttacataagtttttttttttttttatgatactcacattttattgttgttgttgctgctgctgtttctTCCGCCGCATCCGTATAAAAAGCAGTGATGATGAGAACCTGCTGAAATAAAGATGAACAATGATGATTGAAAATTAGATAATAGAGCAAGTTTAATGACTTAAGGGCAACTCTTGCAcctatttatgttttaaaaaaaaatgctaccaATTACTGCGGAATAAGAAGTTTGTTTTGCTTTATGAAAAAACAATGAGGAAAACCTAACTATCTTAGCTCAACTATTTTTCTTAAagcttaattttaaaattcgaataaaataCGTTACTTTCATCTACATCTTCTATGTCTTGTTAAAAATACCTTTGTTATGTGAAAATACAATAACTTAtagttttctattattttttactttgatttCGAGCATAAACCTAGCTCTTCATTTCTCTGCTGAAGTTGTAACGCCAAAACCTACATAAGTTTTGGATGGTCTGCTACTTCGTAGCCAACTATTTTGCAGTtgttcaacaattttctagcCTTCAGTTGTAATCGCAACGAATCCTTGTCATGTATAAATTTGTTTTTCATATTTTACCCATATTATGTTGCTCAAATAACGTTCGACTTGAGTtggaatatttgaatttttataaatcgCAAGCAACATTAGTATATCTACATATGTTTATTGATTAATGAtgttttctttgttgattttgagtttagccatattttattgatcaaataatattttcatttttgctttcaaattgttttagttttagaaatttaatgTATAATAAGCTATGATGACAAACACAATCTAAAGAAATAGAATCAGACAGAAAGAAGTGATGATTAATTATCATCCAAAGGCAATTTAGCCGGCAACATGGCTACTGTAATATGGGGTTAtcttaatgcatatatatatatatatatagagagagagagagagagagagagagagtgcttggctactatactttgatgagtatagagtctattgtactcataaatttttggctgTTTTCACccattcgattatactattcaaccaaccacccactcaattctagggggcccactatcaatttaacagTAATCACTTTCATTCTACCCGCACATTTTTTTATctgaacggtcgaaaacttatgagtacaaaaaactctatactcatatgagtataatagccccagcctatatatatatatatatatatatatatatatatatatatagtccagctatggtgcttgtaaaagcaccaagcacttggtgcttataagttttttaccgttagatatACGCCTcgaatcattttcaaccattagattatactattcaaccaaccacccacatcatcttaatcgcatatcttttaatccaatggctaaaaatctataagcaccaataacttgtacttttaaaagcataggagctcaattctatatatatatatatatatatactggttACATACACATTGCTTGTACACCAAAAGTATTCTTTATAGACGAAGCTTGAGCAGTTTCAAGAACTCTTTCCAGTTTCCAATCGAATTTGTCCATGCTTTGCACACACCAAGGTGCTAAGATCCTCTTTTGCTATATTTAATCTCAAGGAATTGGATAGATAACGACCTTTCCCGTAGCTCTTCCGGTTTCGAGATAAGAGAATGCCTCAACCACCTGAGAGAAAGGGAATGGCCCCTTCGGGTCCAGAAGAGGCTTCACCTTCCCGCTTTCGAGATAAGGGTTGAGCTTCGTCAGGCTCTCCCCGTTGGACGTGACGACGAATCTGAAGCCCGGGGGCGTGACAGGGCCCGTGAGCACCACGACGCTGCCCCCTTCTTTCACTGCTTTCACCGCTCTTTCGCACTGACCTGTTATAAAAGTATAACACCCATAGGGAATATCAAATGAGAAATTTGAGAATGTACGTGCATCCTAGTTAGCAAagatcttaaattttgaaaagataTAGCAAAGGAAAATGATTAAGCAATACCAGGGGGGACATGAAGGCTGAAGAGTATGTGATTCAACAATTTAAATGGTGTGGGTGGCATAAAAGATGAACTAAGCCTAAGTAACGCGGAAATTACAACAGTTggtaggaaaaggaaaaaaaaaaaaaaaaaaaaaaaaatcagaacaaCTCCATGAGGTTTCAAAATGCAGAGAGATTTTGTGTTGAAGAATCACTAAAGTTTTGGAGGATGAGTTAGCAGAGATGGACTAGTCAAGTTACCGATTAACGATATGTCTTTAAACAGTGGCATTCAGGAGAATCGAAGAATCATTTTAACAATTTCACAAGCTAATCAAGTAGGTAGATTATCTTACCAACAGCATCATACACTACATCAAACTTCTCAGGTAGTTCTTCAATGTTTTCCTTGGTGTAGTCGATCGCTAAGTCGGCACCCAGGCTCTTCAACAGCTCCAGCTTTCCTGTGCTAGAAGTGGCCGCAACTTTCGACGCACCGTAGACATGCTTTGCTAGCTTCAAAAGAATACGAAACATTTCAATTCACATCGATAACGGTGTGAAGCAAGCATTTCGAGATCATCAAACCACTAGAAACACGAACTAATGAAAAAGAAGAGCTTTTAACCTGAATCACGAGCGAGCCGACTCCGCCAGCACCACCCAAAACAAGAACTGATTTACCCGCGGAAAATCCAGCTTTTTCAAGGCCTTCATATGCCGTCTCGATGGCCAAAGGAAGACTAGCAGCCTGCGCAAAGTCCAGATTCTTAGGTTTTACAGCCAGCAGCTTCTCCTCGACTGCAGTGTACTCCGCAAGCGATCCGAATTGCTTCGGATTCTCCAACGCCTTCTCGTTTATGTCCCCGTATACTTCGTCCCCTTCTTTTAGATTCTTGACTTGGCTACCAACCTTCACCACGACGCCGGCCACATCGTAACCCGGTACCGTCTACCAATCAAAATAACATACAATAAATTGCACAGGCTTCGTGAATGTATCTGAATATTTATTAGTGATTAATAAGGGTAAATGCGAAAAAATCATCAACATGCGTTATTACTTGTATTGTAATTTTAGTCCGGGAACTTTTACCTTAAACACTGCAGTATCCGTGAATGTTTCCATCTATTGTAATTTTATTCATACTCTCTCAactacataaaaatattaacCTTTTACCACAAAAACAACAAGTTTAACACCATTAGGTAAAATGAAAAGATCATTTTACAAGGaaacatcatttttttattttaatttgctttTGCATGGACAGGAATGGAATTACATTACATATGAGAGAAGTTATCGGACTAAGTTGTGATATCGGAATAGTACAGGGACCTACAATTCATTTTTACCCTAAACCGTTCTCTTCTCCGTAATTACACAAACATGTACAAAAAATGAATGAGATAATGTATTCTTtgtaaaaatttcaaattacctAAAGCATTAAAcatagaaaaataagaaaaatatatgagaatttttttggattaaaaaaaaaaaaaaaaactcacaggTAAGGGCGAATCCGTGGCCTTAAATTTGCCCTGCCTCCGCTTGAAATCGACGGGGTTGAGCGCGGCGGCGGAAACCCTAACGAGGACCTGATCGTCCCCGACCTCGGGAACGGCGACCCCGTCCTCGAGGCGCAAAACCCCCGCGTCCCCGTACTCGTCGTAGATCCACGCCCTCATCTGCTCCGGGACCTCCGACGGGGCCGCGACAACGGCGTCGGCCGAAGCCGGCCCCGGCTTCGAGCTCGCGGAGACCCTAGTTGAGGGATAAGCGCCGCCGAGTTTGTAGCGGGCtccgacgacgccgccgccgccgccgccgactcctcctcctcctcgtcggaGGCTACGAGggcggaggagagggggagCGAGGTAGGGTTTtgagggggaggggagggggaggagggagagggaggaggaggaggggcaaTGGAGAGTGCAGAGCATGGTGTGGTGGTGGCGTTAATGGCGATTTAAGCGTTATCGCGTCGCGGGAGACGTTGGGGAACGACGCGTGGAGCGAAGGTAATGGTGGGGAACGAAAGAGTGGGAGTTTTTTAACTACTAAATTTacaaaatcttttaaatttaaaaaataaatatttaaaattaggtaaactattcactattttttttaaaataatgaatcaaatgattcatcatttttatcttaatttatatttttttatatctaaatttttaaaaaattatagtattaaacactaaaattagttttaattttttgaagaaaacgACGAATAATTTAGCGAATTTAAAAAACGATAATTCATTTGTAGatctaattttgtaaataaatttttggaagactattttttaattattaataaaaaaaatagtgggtgTGGATACGGTTACGGTCGGTAAGAGTAAGGGAATTGTCACCGCTTAGTTCAATGAATGTGACTGTGTTTTTGTTCACTGATTAACATCtattaggtatcgtttggttcagggataagcaaaaagtgggtattccagggataggtataaattgaggtataagcggggattagatcaattttgcgtttggatgaaaattgggttattcctgcgaataagaaaaataacgtttggttaggtaagatggaataagatttaaagtgggtagttataaataaaaattaataatattatcacttttttttttatattagaatttaaatttttatattttatatttatattttaaaatttaaaattttaacttttaaatttcaaattttgaaattaaaatttaaaatttaaaatctcaaattttaaattcaaaatttaaattttaaatttctaactttaaatttaagatcaaatttaaatttgaaaaaaaaataaaattcaaatttaaatttcaaaaatttaaattttcaaattttaaatttaaaatttaaaatgtggaatttaaaattataaactttaattttgagattacaaattttaaattttaaatttatatggatatttatttatatggtaaactttagaaaaaaattatatttaactattccacaattttattttttattttaataaaattaaaattataggatGATAACATTTTTAACGCTATATCGTGGTatagttaagtataattttaaaaattattatgccgcaaataaaaatataatataccatagaaggataaattaaagtttattctTGTTTATTTTACTTGTCACAATTaatcttcaaaataaaaaatatacgtacttaattttctttgaaaatttaaattatgtatgaGGGTTACAGCgttcaaattaatattattaaaaattaaaattttacagaaTTAAAATGACAGGTTAGCAAAAAATAGTTGAGTACTAATAGCATAAGATTTTAGAGGGTTAAGtgcatattattttaattttttattttagccttAATTTTAACAATAATACACAGTGTTAGTGTATAAATATAGACTACTTCAATATGTAAAAATGTGACATGTTTATGcaatacttttgtttttttatcatttttaagaTAACAAAAGCGAAAAAAATGATGGAACGATTCATTAAACAATAGATagtgtataaaatattatatgtaagtttttcatattttcttatAATTGTTTGATTAATATCTTAAGCCCaattttgctctttcttttcccTTAATCCCTCCCCATTGTAGATCCTAACTTTCTTCGTCACATCCAATTCTCTCAAAATAATTAGGATGTAACACTCGTCTCATATTCTGGCTAGCAAACCAGTTCTTATACTAAGAGCATatttgtttgggtggaagtgggaTCAAAGTGGAGAGTAGCGAAATCGTTTTCATCATAAATGATCATtttcgttgtttggttcgccaTAAAAAAGTTACGatcgaaactcgagttaacgTCAAATGGCGTAATTGACTTCAGCCTATcatgggccgaagtcaattacggtgaagagaggtgaagaaaaaataataaaataatataataggtaaagataattatatttaaatatatttaattatattactaattactcttttattctgttggtatatttaaaatatgataaaaattgattaattaaattttaatattttttatttagtttgtacaattaaaatataataaaaattaattaattaagtattaatattttttactgtataattttattattatattactataatttttgtataaaaaataatttagttgttttaaattaaattttaattatataaaaatataattatattatctttatttattaaatatttattattatatataaattatagctTTACATCATACATTTTTTAGAAAACAAACAGCATAACTAATAAAACTTCACTTtcataactacgaaacaaacagcAGGAAAGTAGTTTTCACCGACATCCACTTCAACAAAAAGTCCACTTCAACCTAAAGTCCAATTTCATTAAAACAACAGGAAAGaagtagttttcaccgaaaTCCACTTCAACAAAAAGTCCACTTCAACCTAAAGTCCAATTTCATTAAAACAAACATACCCGAAACGTAATAACTCGACTCACTAGTACTAATAATTTGTTAATCCCAAATAACtaagtcaaaatatttaaacttgattattattattattattattattaaacccTCGATCTTATATTCCTATATTCCTTTTTTCTATCCTATGTACAATTGTGGGGGTGCAAAAAATATATGACAATTTTAATTAGCAATTGTTGTGCTTCTACAACACTCATACTCATATTTCGTTCCTACAAAAGCTGAAACTTCTTTAAATCCTATGACCAAAATCATCCTAAAATCATATAGAAACCcccataaaaagaaaaaacaaatcacACAAGTTCATACTTCATAGCTAAATTATTCTGCACGCATTACCAAATCAGTTTACTTCAATggcttgtaaattattttattcccAGATTACATACACGAATTAACCGATACATTCCGAACACAAGCCAGTAACAAAATCCTTGCGACCTAATTACAGGAATAAAGATTCTTGAGCATCAGATTTGTGTAAAAATAAAACTGTAAAACAAGCTCAAAAATGAATCAATGCTCCGTCGGTGTAATATAATTCGTATACCCAATTTACAAGAAACACGCGGCTTAATACTACAAGTTCCAGCTGAAGAGATTGTAGGCGGAGATGACCGAGCTCAGGGCGACGGCGAAGAACGCCAAGAAGGACATGGCGACGGAGACGTTCACCATCTTGGTGAAGTCGTCGCCTCCAAACCTCGTTACCCAGACGTCGTTGCGGGAggccgcggcggaggacgaTGAGATCAGAAGGTATGCCAATATCTGCAATAATTTGAACttggattttaattttgttatttgttaAAATACGGGCAACTTCAGCAAAGATTGTCATGTAACTAGAAGGTTTTGCTTAAACTGCATATGACAAGAGACAGATGAACTGAATTCTTGTGCATGAATATATTTGGATCAAACTCAAATCTCATGGTGGCTTTTGTGGATTATAAGTTTGAAACatgaaaaggataaaaaaagaaaaaaagggtcaaGTAAAGAAGCTTATCTTTAACTGTAGGTTTAGAGCATTCCCAGAATACAATGTTTAGCTCAAGATACTAACTAATATGAATTTAAAGCATGTTTGTTTGCAATGAAGTAGGGTGCCCGAATAGGACGTCATAGCAGAACTCACGAGTTCCGTTATTTGGATCTATGGAACTTGTGAGATCCCGCTGAAGCGGGCCTTACCTCCATTGTTTTGACTTTCTCAGATAGTAGTACAAAGTTGCCAGTTCGAGCGAACTCTGACCGCATGGATATTAGCGGATTTGTGTTTCTCCACTTATTAGTTCCAAACACGCCATTAGCTACGAGTGCAGCATTTTCAATATTCAGTTTTGAGTTCATAGCAGTTGCAGGACTCCTTGTTCAGAAAGAATTTctccatttcttttttctcagACTACAATTACTGACCTCTCTCCAAATAGAGGACTGCAGATCAACATATATTCAAAGTTGATGATAATAATGTTTTTAGAGATTATATTTGGGTCTTATCTTCAGTTGCTTATTCTGATATAACCATAGATATGACCACAAAAGTCTCACATGTCTCTTGTCGAGTTTTTGAGTGGTCAAAATCCATTTCAGACTCTAATTTTCCGACATTTTTTGAAACTGCATTTGATTATTCCTGAACACATATACTCCACAAATATACTAAATATGCAGCATTTCTAGCTCTTCAAAATTTGTGATATTTTCATACAGCAGCAGTTGCCCACCGAAAAACAAACTTATAAATGTTTCCGAAAGTACTTGACCTCTATTTTGCTGTGGATTTTTTAGTTGCTGCATAGCAGCAGTTATGACTAACAACGGCAATCTAATTGAAGACATTATTATCACAGGAAGTAAACTAAGTAAAATTCAGCCAACTACATGAGTAAATGCCACCGGAAAATGTTTTTACTTACCTGGTCCATAGTCAAATCGAGGTAGCAACTTGATCGACGGCGGATGATGTACCTCCCTGTGATCACACGGTGTAACTCCGCAAACACCTGGAACCCGGAGTACGCAAACGCAATCACATTCACAGCAAGTGAATACCTGCAGTACAGGGAAAAACCTTTAATCACTGCCTCACAATTTCAATCAATCCCAGTAAAATAAAGGCTGGTTTATCACCT
Coding sequences:
- the LOC109722489 gene encoding 2-methylene-furan-3-one reductase-like — translated: MLCTLHCPSSSSLSLLPLPSPSKPYLAPPLLRPRSLRRGGGGVGGGGGGVVGARYKLGGAYPSTRVSASSKPGPASADAVVAAPSEVPEQMRAWIYDEYGDAGVLRLEDGVAVPEVGDDQVLVRVSAAALNPVDFKRRQGKFKATDSPLPTVPGYDVAGVVVKVGSQVKNLKEGDEVYGDINEKALENPKQFGSLAEYTAVEEKLLAVKPKNLDFAQAASLPLAIETAYEGLEKAGFSAGKSVLVLGGAGGVGSLVIQLAKHVYGASKVAATSSTGKLELLKSLGADLAIDYTKENIEELPEKFDVVYDAVGQCERAVKAVKEGGSVVVLTGPVTPPGFRFVVTSNGESLTKLNPYLESGKVKPLLDPKGPFPFSQVVEAFSYLETGRATGKVVIYPIP